The Candidatus Thiodiazotropha endoloripes genome has a window encoding:
- the mtaB gene encoding tRNA (N(6)-L-threonylcarbamoyladenosine(37)-C(2))-methylthiotransferase MtaB, with product MRIHLKTLGCRLNEAELETWSREFQARGFRITGQAEEADLLVVNTCAVTQEAVRKSRKLMSRSGRLNPNARLVVSGCYASLEPDQAMKMEGVDLLVDNRDKARLVEIVSDKLDLKLMPEAAMEAEAGGILARGRQRAFIKVQDGCRYRCTFCIVTLARGEERSRPIEDIVDEINRLQGEGIQEVVITGVHIGGYGADIDTNLVQLIEAILADTEIPRLRFGSIEPWDLQAGFWDLFENPRLMPHLHLPLQSGADSVLRRMARRCRSDEYRALIIQAREKLEAFNVTTDIIVGFPGESEAEWQQTLEFVEEIGFGHLHIFAYSPRQGTKAAGLPDPVSRELKRQRSEALHQLGEKMKRQTLEDYLGKTLPILVEGSVERGFGGYTPNYLRVEIDSATDSELVNRIVPVKLTALTDDGSALVGSVV from the coding sequence ATGCGCATTCATCTCAAAACACTGGGCTGCCGTCTCAACGAGGCGGAGCTCGAAACCTGGAGCCGGGAGTTTCAGGCTCGGGGCTTTCGCATCACCGGTCAGGCCGAAGAGGCGGATCTGCTGGTGGTGAACACCTGCGCGGTGACCCAGGAGGCGGTGCGTAAATCGAGGAAACTGATGAGTCGCAGCGGCCGGCTGAATCCCAATGCCCGGCTGGTGGTGAGTGGCTGCTATGCCTCCCTGGAGCCGGACCAGGCGATGAAGATGGAAGGGGTCGATCTGCTGGTGGACAACCGGGACAAGGCCCGGCTGGTGGAGATCGTCAGCGACAAACTCGATCTGAAGCTGATGCCGGAAGCCGCCATGGAGGCGGAAGCCGGCGGCATCCTGGCGCGGGGACGCCAACGCGCCTTCATCAAGGTGCAGGACGGCTGTCGCTACCGCTGCACCTTCTGCATCGTGACCCTGGCCAGGGGCGAAGAACGCAGCCGCCCGATCGAGGACATCGTCGATGAGATCAATCGCCTGCAAGGCGAAGGTATCCAGGAGGTCGTGATTACCGGGGTTCACATCGGCGGATACGGTGCAGACATCGACACCAATCTGGTCCAGTTGATTGAAGCGATACTGGCAGATACTGAAATCCCCCGACTGCGCTTCGGCTCCATCGAGCCCTGGGATCTGCAAGCGGGATTCTGGGACCTGTTCGAAAACCCACGCCTGATGCCCCACCTCCATCTTCCCCTACAGAGCGGCGCCGACTCTGTCCTGAGACGCATGGCGAGGCGCTGCCGCAGCGATGAGTATCGTGCACTGATCATCCAGGCCAGGGAGAAACTTGAAGCGTTCAATGTCACCACCGACATCATTGTCGGTTTCCCCGGCGAGAGCGAAGCGGAGTGGCAGCAGACCCTGGAGTTTGTCGAAGAGATCGGCTTCGGTCATCTCCACATATTCGCCTACTCCCCCCGTCAGGGAACCAAAGCCGCCGGTCTGCCCGACCCAGTCAGCCGCGAACTCAAGCGCCAGCGCAGCGAAGCCCTGCATCAGCTTGGTGAAAAGATGAAACGCCAAACCCTGGAGGATTATCTGGGCAAGACCCTGCCGATCCTGGTGGAGGGTTCAGTGGAACGGGGTTTCGGTGGATACACCCCTAACTACCTGCGCGTGGAGATCGACTCAGCGACCGACA